Genomic DNA from Nocardioides aquaticus:
TCGGCGGCCGAGCCGGTGCCGTACGCACGCAGGACCTCGGCGATCCCGGGGTGCTCCTCCTCGAGGACCGCCGCGGCAGCCGCCAGCTCGCGGCCCGACGCGACCGCGCGCAGCACCCCGCTCACCGCGGCCGCCACGTCGGTGGGCGCCGTGGTGGCTGTGACCTCGCGGGAGCCGGTCAACGGCATGGTCTCCTCCCGGGAGATCTCGGCCACCCGCGTGGCCACCTGCTCGTGCGCCAGACCGGTCCCGACCTCGTCGACCAGCTGCAGCAGCGAGAAGAAACGCGCGGCCGCGTGCGGGTTGCCGATCTTGATCCGGTGACCGCTGGCCAGCTGGGAGAGCATCGGCGCGGAGATCCCCGTGGTCCGTGCCACCGCGGCCTGCGAGAGGCCCAGGGTCCCGGTGATCCGGCGCAGGCACTCGCCGATCGTGGCGCCGTAGAGCTCCCGCTGTCGCGCCACGTTGTCGGTCAGGTCCACGCTCGACCTCCTCGGCGTCGGTACTGCGCGACTCTAGTCGTCCCCGTCTGATTTGCAAACGCATCCTTGACATTTGCGAATGCGAAGGTCAAGGTCCTGGTGCACACCCCGGCACCACCGACCCGATGCGAAGGACGACGATGACCGTCATGCGTTCCCCGGCCCCAGTCCTGGCCCGAGTCCTGGCCCGAGTCCTGGCCCGAGTCCTGGCCCGAGTCCTGGCCCGAGTCCTGACCCGTGGCGTCGCCGCCGCGCTCGTGGTGGCACCCCTGACCGCGTTCGGGCCGCTGCCGGCCGCGGGCGCGACGGGGGAGCGGGACGGGTCCACGGCCGGCGAGTACGGGCGGGTGCTCCTGGTCCTGGACTCCTCCGGGTCCATGGAGGAGCCCGCGGCCGGCGGGCAGAGCAAGATCGAGGCCGCCAAGGAGGCCCTCGGTCGGGTGGTCGACGACCTGCCAGGGACCGCGGACGTCGGTCTGCGCGTGTTCGGCTCCGAGGTGTTCTCCCGGGACCAGCCCGGCGCCTGCACCGACTCCCAGCTGGTCGTGCCGCCCGGCGCCGACAACCGGGACGAGCTCCGCGCGGCCATCGCGGCCTACCGGCCGTTCGGTGAGACGCCGATCGCCCACGCTCTGACCGAGGCGGCCGGGGACCTCGGCGACGGGGGCACGCGCTCGATCGTGCTGGTCTCGGACGGCGTGGCCACGTGCGAGCCCGATCCGTGCGAGGTGGCCGCCGACCTCGCCGAGGCCGGGATCGACCTGCGGGTCGACGTCGTGGGCCTGGGTGTGGACGCGCGGGCGCGGGACCAGTTGTCATGCATCGCGCGGGAGGGCAACGGGGAGTACTACGACGCCGACTCCGCCGAGGACATCGTCGAGCAGCTCCAGACCGTGGCGACCCGCGCTGTCCGCCCGTTCGAGGTCGACGGCACCCCGGTCGAGGGCGGCACCGAGCTCGACCCCACGACGATCACCGCCGGCCTGTGGACCGACGAGGTCGCCGCCGAGGGAGCCGGCGAGGAGGAGAGCCGTTGGTTCCGCTACGAACGGACCATCCCGGGCTCGTCCGTGCACGTATCGGCGGTGAGCCTCGGCACCGAGGTGCGCGACTCGCTCGACGTCGACGTCAGCTCGGCCGAGGGCCTGGCCTGCTGGTCGGGCTTCGCCGCCAAGCAGCTGGTCAGCAGCGAGCTGGTCAGCACCGGCGTCACGGTGGACAGCTCTTCGGAGCCGATCAACGAGGAGTGCGTGGACGGCCCGCTCCGGATCGCGGTCTCACGCGGCACGCTCAGTGCTGGTCAGACCGCCGCCTACGGGCTGCAGGTGGTCGAGGAGCCGCCGGTCGGCGACCTGGCGGAGCTGCCACCCAGCGTGGGCCGCGCCCCCGAGATCACCGTGGACCCCGTCGACGACAGTCCCGAGCCCGTGCAGGGCGGCTCATCCTTCGGCACTGCGACCGAGGTCGCGCCCGGCGCCTACACCAGCTCGACGGTCGCCGGGGAGACCCAGGTCTTCAAGGTGCCGGTCTCCTGGGGGCAGACGCTCACCGCTCGCGTGGTGACGCCCGCGGCGACGGGGGCGATCGAGGAGGCGTCGACGAGGGTGCTCGGCCCCTTCGCCTCGGTCGCGGTGCACAACCCGCTGCGGCGGACGTCGGACACCCTGGGCGGCACGACCACCGGGTTCGCTGCCAGCAGCGTGAGCAACGAGCTCTCGACCGGCACCGGCGAGGTCCGCTACCGCAACCGGGAGGACCAGAACGCCTTCGACCTGGCGGGGTTCCACTACATCGAGTACGCCGTCGGCGATGACGAGGGCCTGGCCGGCCTGGAGCTTCCCTACCGGCTCGAGGTCGCCGTGGTCGGCGAGGAGGACGGTGTCCCGGAGTACGCCGGAGGAGCGTCGCTGGTGACCGGCGGGACCGGGCCCGACGAGACCGAGGATCCCGACGCCCCGGACGAGGGGCAGTCGCCCCCGGCAGCGGAGGGCTCCCAGGAGAGCGCCCAGGAGAGCACAGGGAACGCCCCGGAGGACGCGCAGGGGACCGCCGCCGAGGACTCCGACGACCCGGTACGGCTCCTCATCGCCGGCGGCCTCGGCCTGGTCGCGGTCGCGGCCGTCGGTCTCGGGGTGCTGCTGCTGCGGCGCTCACGCCCCCAGCAGTAGCCAGACGGCGCCGGCGGCCGCGAGCAGGCCGACGAGCACCAGGAGCAGGCCGGCCCACCGCCGCGGGTCGGCACCGGTCGGCTCGGCCGTCGGAGCCTCGATCTGGTCGAACACGTGCGGGGCCTCCTCGTCCGGGTCGGCGGCCAGGGGGGTCGACCGCAGGCGGGCGGCCAGCTCCGCGGCGGACGCGGGCCGGCGGCCCGGGTCGGCGTCGGCCGTCGCCAGCAGCAGGGCCACCAGGGGCCCGTGGGCCGGGTCGGCCGCCACCAGCGCGCGGGCCGCCCGGGACGCGCCGGGGGGTCGGACCCCGGTGAGCATCTCCAGCCCGCACGTGGCGAGGGCGAAGAGGTCCTGGCGGGGGTCGGGGTCGGCTCCGGCGCGTTGCTCGGGTGCCATGTAGCCGGGGCTCCCGATCACCTGGGAGCCGCGCGTCAGTCGCGCGTCGTCGAGCGCGACGGCGATCCCGAAGTCGGTGAGCCGGACGTGCGGTGGCCCGCTCCCGGTGGGTTCGAGCAGCAGGTTCGCGGGCTTGAGGTCGCGGTGCACCACCCCTGCCGCGTGCACCGCGGTGAGCGCATCGGCTGCCTGGAGCAGCACCGCCACGACGTACGACGCCGGCAGCGGCCCGTGGTCGCCCAGCAGGGTGGCGACGGAGCCGCCGCGCACCAGGGGCATGGTGAACACCACGCGGTGGTCCTCACCGGCCCAGGCCATCGGGGTGACCACGTGGGGGTGGTCGATGCGGGTCGCCTGCTCGCGCATGAACCGCATCAGGGAGGCGGCGTCGGAGTGCCGGAGGACCTTGCCGGCGTAGAGACGGTCGTCCTTGCGGTCGCGCACCACCCACACCGAGCCCATGCCGCCCTCGGCGATCGGTTCGAGCAGCTCGAAGCGCCCCGCGAAGACCTCTCCCACGCCGGCAGCGTAGGCGCTCCGACGCGAGGGCCTCAGAGCAGGCGCGTGGCGAGGACCGCGGCCTGGGTGCGCCGCTCGAGACCGAGCTTGGACAGGATGCTGGAGACGTAGTTCTTGACCGTCTTCTCGGCCAGGAACATCCGCTCGCCGATCTGCCGGTTCGTCAGGCCCTCCGCGATCAGGGCCAGCAGGCGCAGCTCCTGGTCGGTCAGGTCGCGCAGCTCGGTCGCGGTCTGCGCCGGATGGCGCACGCGCTCCAGCACCTTGGCGGTGAGCGCGGGGTCGATCAGCGACCGACCGGCCGCGACCTCCCGCACCGCGGCGACGAGGTCACCGCCCTTGGTCTCCTTGAGCACGTAGCCTGCGGCGCCGGCCATGATCGCAGCGAAGAGCGCCGCGTCGTCGTCGTAGGACGTGAGGATCAGGGCCTTGATCGTGGGGTCGACGGAGCGGACGTCGCGGCACACCGCCACGCCGGAACCGTCCGGCAGCCGACCGTCCAGCACGGCGACGTCGGGCCGCAGCGCGGGGATCCGGTGGGTGGCGTCCACCGCCGACCCGGACTCACCGACAACCTCGATGTCGCCGGCGCCCTCGAGCAGGGCTCGCAGGCCCTGCCGTACGACCTCGTGGTCGTCGAGCAGGTAGACACGGATCTTCTGGTCCTCGATGGTGGCCTCCCAGCAGCACGTGACGTCGTCCGACGCACCGCTCGACGTTCGCACCCGGACGGCGGGGTGGACAGGGTCTTTGGTCCCCAGCGCCGTGGGTCGCTCGCGTGCGAGCGTGAGGGGATGACAGCGCTCACCGACCTCCGCCCCGCCACCGCCCGGCCCGCGGGATGAGGGTGGTGGTCGCGCTCGGGGGCAACGCCCTGCTGCCGCGGGGCGAGGTCCCCGACGCCGTCGCCCAGGTCGCCCGGGTGTCCCGGGCGGCCCCCGCCCTGGCCCGGGTCGCCGCGGAGCACGAGGTGGTGCTGGTGCACGGCAACGGGCCCCAGGTCGGGATGCTGGCCCTCGAGACGGCCGCCGACGCCGCCCTGTCGCGGCCCTACCCTTTCAGCGAGCTCGTGGCGGAGACCCAGGGACTGATCGGCTACTGGTTGCAGCAGGGCCTGGTCAACGCGGGCCTGACCACCCCGGTCGTGACGCTGGTGACGCAGACCCTGGTGGCCGCCGACGACCCGGCCTTCGCCGACCCCACCAAGTTCGTCGGGAGCGTCTACGACGAGGCGCGGGCGCACGAGCTGGCCGCACGCGAGGGCTGGACGGTCCGTCCAGACGGTGCCGGCTGGCGCCGCGTCGTGGCCTCCCCGCTGCCGACCGACGTGCTCGAGGTCGACACCGCCCGGCTGCTGCTCGAGCACGGGACGACGGTGGTGCTGGCCGGGGGCGGCGGGGTCCCGGTCGTCGAGGGGGTCCACGGTCTCACCGGGGTCGACGCCGTCGTCGACAAGGACTTCGTGGCCGCCCTGGTCGCCACCCGGCTCGGCGCCGACGCGCTGGTGCTGCTCACCGACGTGCCCGCGGTGATGGCCGGCTGGGGCACTCCCGGCCAGCGAGCTCTCGGGGAGGTGCGCGCCGCGGACCTCGTGCTCGACGACTTCCCCGCCGGGTCGATGGGCCCCAAGGTCGCTGCGGCGGCGGGGTTCGTCACGGGCACCGGCGGACGGGCCGCGATCGGCTCGCTGGACGACGCCGCCGCGGTGGTGGCCGGGACGGCCGGCACGCAGGTGCGCTGAGCCCCTCAGCCGGTGGGCGTGCGCGCGCGACGGCGTACGGCGCGGGCCTTGTCCGCGGCGATCACGGCCGTGACCACGGCGGCCGCGGTCAGCACGCGGGCCCAGGAGGCGAGGTCCAGCGGCGCCGTGCCGAAGACGGTGTTCATCACCGGCAGGTAGGTGAACGCGGCCTGGGCGAGTAGCTGCACGACGATCCCGCCGACCACCCACGGGTTGGACAGCAGGCCGAGCCGCCAGGTGGCCCGGGTCTGGGACCGGCAGCTGACCAGGTAGGCGATCTCGACCAGCACGAAGACGCTCACCGCCGCCGTGCGCGCCTCGGCCAGGCCGCTGCCGGCGGCGAGCGCGGCGTCGAAGACCCAGGACGACGCCGCCACCAGGAGCCCCGCCACCAGCACGGTGCGCCAGACCAGGGGACCGGTGAGCAGCGGCCGGTCCGGCGCCCGTGGCGGGCGCAGCATCACCCCGGGCTCCCGCGGCTCGAAGGCCAGCGTCAGGCCGAGCAGGACCGCGGTGGTCATGTTGATCCACAGGATCTGCGTCGGCAGGATCGGCAGCGCGGTGCCGAGGAGCACGGCCACCAGGATCACCAGGCCCTCGCCCATGTTGGTCGGCAGCGTCCAGAGGATGAACTTCACCAGGTTGTCGAAGACGCCCCGGCCCTCCTCGACCGCGGCCTCGATCGTCGCGAAGTCGTCGTCCAGCAGGACCATGTCGGCGGCGTCCTTGGCCACCTCGGTGCCGCCGAGGCCCATCGCGATGCCGATGTCGGCGCGCCGCAGCGCCGGAGCGTCGTTGACGCCGTCGCCGGTCATCGCGACGACGTGCCCCTGGGCCTGCAGCGCCGTGACCAGCCGCAGCTTCTCCTCCGGGGCGACCCGCGCGAAGACCCGGGTCGAGGTGATGGCGGCGCCGTACGCCTCGTCGTCGAGCGAGGCCAGCTCGGCGCCGGTCAGGACGACCGGGCGGTCGGTGCGGGGGTCGAGGTGCAGCTCCGCGGCGACCGCCGCCGCGGTGGCCGCGTGGTCGCCGGTGATCATCCTGACCTCGATCCCGGCCGCCAGGCAGGCGGCGATCGCGGCCGCGGCGGCCGGCCGGGGCGGGTCGAGCATGGCCTGCAGGCCGGTCAGCACCAGGTCCGTGCGGTGCAGGTCGGCGGGGGTGAAGTCGACCGCGGAGCCGTCGACGTCGACCGCCGTGGCGAGCACCCGCAGGCCCCGCGCGGCCAGGTCGTCCACCGCCTGCGACAGCGCGGCGTGGTCGAGCGGCTCCGTGGTCCCGTCGGCACGCATCTGCAGGTCGCACAGGGCAGCGACCTGTTCCACCGCCCCCTTCACCAGCACCACACCGGTGCGGTCGTCCGCCTGGTGCAGCGTGGCCATGAAGGGACGCCGCGCGTCGAAGGGGATGGTCGCGGTCCGCGCGAGCCCTCTGCCGGGTACGCCGGCGACGTCGGTCTTGAGCGCGGCCACCTTCATCGCGCCCTCCGTGGGGTCGCCGGTCAGCAGCCACTGGCTGCCGTCGTGGTCGAGCCCCGCATCGTTGCACCACGACCCGGCCGTCAGGCTCCAGCGCAGTGCCGCGTCCCGCGCGGTGTCGGCCACCGCCCCGTCCCTGGTCACCTGCCCGTCCGGGTCGTACCCGGCGCCGGAGACGTCGTAGCTGCCGTCCGGGGTCCACACCGCGCGCACCGTCATCTGGTTGGTGGTCAGCGTGCCGGTCTTGTCGGTGCAGATCACGGTGGTGCCGCCGAGCGTCTCGACCGCGGGGAGGCGCCGGACGACGGCGTGGCGGTGGACCAGGCGGGTGACGCCGATGGCCAGCACCACCGTGACCGCGGCGGGCAGCGCCTCGGGGATGGCTCCGACCGCCAGGGCGACGGCAGCGGTGAACATCGACGCGGCGTCTTGTCCGCGCAGGAGCCCGACGGCGAAGGTGACCGCGGCCAGGGCGACGATGACGACGGTCAGCAGGGAGCTGAAGCGGGCCAGCTTGCGGGTCAGCGGGGTCGCCAGGAGCTCGGCCCCGCTCACCATCCGGTGGATGGCTCCGAGCTCGGTGTCCTCGCCGGTGGCCACCACCAGGCCCTGGGCCGACCCGGTGCGGACCAGGGTCCCGGCGTGGAACATGGTGCACCGGTCGGCGACCCGGGTCTCCGCGGGCAGGACCGCGTCACGCTTGGCGACCGGGTCCGACTCCCCGGTCAGCGCCGACTCGTCGACCCGCACGTCGTCGGCGCCGACCAGCCGCAGGTCCGCGGGCACCTTGTCCCCGGGCTGGAGGGCGACGAGGTCGCCAGGCACGAGGTCGGCCGAGCCGACGGTGCGCAGCCGGCCGTCGCGCACCACCCTGGCCTCGGCGAGCGCGAGGGAGCGCAGGCCCTCCAGCGCCGCGAGGGCCCGGGTCTCCTGGATGAACCCGACGGTCGCGTTGACCAGGACCACCGCCGCGATGACCGAGGCGTCGACGTACTCGCCGAGCACCAGGGTGGTGGCGGCCGCGGCCAGCAGCACGTAGATCAGGGGGTCGGCGAGCTGGCCCAGGGCCCGGCGCCACGCCGGGTCGCCGGTGGCCTCCGGCAGGACGTTGGGCCCGTGGTCCGCCAGGCGGGTCGCCGCCTCGGCCTCGCCCAGCCCGTCGCGTCCGTCGGTGCCGAGGCGCTCGACCTCGTCCACCACCGCGCGGGCGTGCGGGCGCGACGACGTGCGCGGTGCCAGGTCGAGGTCCATGGCCCGAGCCTGCGGCAGCGGGTGGGACCCGGGCAGAGCCCGACGCCTCCGCCGGTCGGGACCTGCGGCAGGGGCACCGACGTGCGTACGGTGGGTGGTGCCCGCGTTCCGACGGCCTCGGACAGCGTCCACCGAGACACCAGGAGCGCGCCGTGCCGATGCGTGAACCGACCGGAGACCACCCCGGGGTGTCCGAGCTGCGCACGACCACCCCCGCGCAGCTGCGACGGCTGATCCAGGCCAACCGGCTCGCCGTCGAGTACCTCGACCTCCCGCGTACGCTGCGCCAGATCGTGGAGGCCGCCGTCGACCTGGTCGGGGCGCCGTACGCCGCGATCGGGGTGCTCGGCACCGACGGCATGCTGGAGCAGTTCGTGCACACCGGGATGGACGAGGCCACCGTGGCGGCGATCGGCGACCTGCCGGTCGGGCGCGGGCTGCTGGCCCCGCCGTCCGAGGACCCCCGTCCGGTGCGCCTCGGCTCCATCACCGACGACCCCCGCTCGGTCGGCGTGCCCGCGGGCCACCCGGCCCTCGTCAGCTTCCTCGGGGTCCCGCTCCAGGTGCGCGACGAGGTGTACGGCCACCTCTACCTGGCCGACACCGAGCCGGGGGCGTTCAACCAGGACGACCAG
This window encodes:
- a CDS encoding helix-turn-helix domain-containing protein; amino-acid sequence: MDLTDNVARQRELYGATIGECLRRITGTLGLSQAAVARTTGISAPMLSQLASGHRIKIGNPHAAARFFSLLQLVDEVGTGLAHEQVATRVAEISREETMPLTGSREVTATTAPTDVAAAVSGVLRAVASGRELAAAAAVLEEEHPGIAEVLRAYGTGSAADAHRHHASIAHLA
- a CDS encoding HAD-IC family P-type ATPase, which produces MDLDLAPRTSSRPHARAVVDEVERLGTDGRDGLGEAEAATRLADHGPNVLPEATGDPAWRRALGQLADPLIYVLLAAAATTLVLGEYVDASVIAAVVLVNATVGFIQETRALAALEGLRSLALAEARVVRDGRLRTVGSADLVPGDLVALQPGDKVPADLRLVGADDVRVDESALTGESDPVAKRDAVLPAETRVADRCTMFHAGTLVRTGSAQGLVVATGEDTELGAIHRMVSGAELLATPLTRKLARFSSLLTVVIVALAAVTFAVGLLRGQDAASMFTAAVALAVGAIPEALPAAVTVVLAIGVTRLVHRHAVVRRLPAVETLGGTTVICTDKTGTLTTNQMTVRAVWTPDGSYDVSGAGYDPDGQVTRDGAVADTARDAALRWSLTAGSWCNDAGLDHDGSQWLLTGDPTEGAMKVAALKTDVAGVPGRGLARTATIPFDARRPFMATLHQADDRTGVVLVKGAVEQVAALCDLQMRADGTTEPLDHAALSQAVDDLAARGLRVLATAVDVDGSAVDFTPADLHRTDLVLTGLQAMLDPPRPAAAAAIAACLAAGIEVRMITGDHAATAAAVAAELHLDPRTDRPVVLTGAELASLDDEAYGAAITSTRVFARVAPEEKLRLVTALQAQGHVVAMTGDGVNDAPALRRADIGIAMGLGGTEVAKDAADMVLLDDDFATIEAAVEEGRGVFDNLVKFILWTLPTNMGEGLVILVAVLLGTALPILPTQILWINMTTAVLLGLTLAFEPREPGVMLRPPRAPDRPLLTGPLVWRTVLVAGLLVAASSWVFDAALAAGSGLAEARTAAVSVFVLVEIAYLVSCRSQTRATWRLGLLSNPWVVGGIVVQLLAQAAFTYLPVMNTVFGTAPLDLASWARVLTAAAVVTAVIAADKARAVRRRARTPTG
- a CDS encoding response regulator, giving the protein MEDQKIRVYLLDDHEVVRQGLRALLEGAGDIEVVGESGSAVDATHRIPALRPDVAVLDGRLPDGSGVAVCRDVRSVDPTIKALILTSYDDDAALFAAIMAGAAGYVLKETKGGDLVAAVREVAAGRSLIDPALTAKVLERVRHPAQTATELRDLTDQELRLLALIAEGLTNRQIGERMFLAEKTVKNYVSSILSKLGLERRTQAAVLATRLL
- a CDS encoding serine/threonine-protein kinase produces the protein MGEVFAGRFELLEPIAEGGMGSVWVVRDRKDDRLYAGKVLRHSDAASLMRFMREQATRIDHPHVVTPMAWAGEDHRVVFTMPLVRGGSVATLLGDHGPLPASYVVAVLLQAADALTAVHAAGVVHRDLKPANLLLEPTGSGPPHVRLTDFGIAVALDDARLTRGSQVIGSPGYMAPEQRAGADPDPRQDLFALATCGLEMLTGVRPPGASRAARALVAADPAHGPLVALLLATADADPGRRPASAAELAARLRSTPLAADPDEEAPHVFDQIEAPTAEPTGADPRRWAGLLLVLVGLLAAAGAVWLLLGA
- a CDS encoding VWA domain-containing protein, with amino-acid sequence MRSPAPVLARVLARVLARVLARVLARVLTRGVAAALVVAPLTAFGPLPAAGATGERDGSTAGEYGRVLLVLDSSGSMEEPAAGGQSKIEAAKEALGRVVDDLPGTADVGLRVFGSEVFSRDQPGACTDSQLVVPPGADNRDELRAAIAAYRPFGETPIAHALTEAAGDLGDGGTRSIVLVSDGVATCEPDPCEVAADLAEAGIDLRVDVVGLGVDARARDQLSCIAREGNGEYYDADSAEDIVEQLQTVATRAVRPFEVDGTPVEGGTELDPTTITAGLWTDEVAAEGAGEEESRWFRYERTIPGSSVHVSAVSLGTEVRDSLDVDVSSAEGLACWSGFAAKQLVSSELVSTGVTVDSSSEPINEECVDGPLRIAVSRGTLSAGQTAAYGLQVVEEPPVGDLAELPPSVGRAPEITVDPVDDSPEPVQGGSSFGTATEVAPGAYTSSTVAGETQVFKVPVSWGQTLTARVVTPAATGAIEEASTRVLGPFASVAVHNPLRRTSDTLGGTTTGFAASSVSNELSTGTGEVRYRNREDQNAFDLAGFHYIEYAVGDDEGLAGLELPYRLEVAVVGEEDGVPEYAGGASLVTGGTGPDETEDPDAPDEGQSPPAAEGSQESAQESTGNAPEDAQGTAAEDSDDPVRLLIAGGLGLVAVAAVGLGVLLLRRSRPQQ
- a CDS encoding carbamate kinase, whose amino-acid sequence is MRVVVALGGNALLPRGEVPDAVAQVARVSRAAPALARVAAEHEVVLVHGNGPQVGMLALETAADAALSRPYPFSELVAETQGLIGYWLQQGLVNAGLTTPVVTLVTQTLVAADDPAFADPTKFVGSVYDEARAHELAAREGWTVRPDGAGWRRVVASPLPTDVLEVDTARLLLEHGTTVVLAGGGGVPVVEGVHGLTGVDAVVDKDFVAALVATRLGADALVLLTDVPAVMAGWGTPGQRALGEVRAADLVLDDFPAGSMGPKVAAAAGFVTGTGGRAAIGSLDDAAAVVAGTAGTQVR